In a single window of the Pocillopora verrucosa isolate sample1 chromosome 4, ASM3666991v2, whole genome shotgun sequence genome:
- the LOC136280458 gene encoding uncharacterized protein: MTQTEEFEYLFKESYMPIDRDFFDSDEKVRFYSGLPSMDILMTVLDFVSPHIKRRTQKLSLFQEMIIVLMKLRLNMPYQDLAYRFQVSVTTISRIFSSWLPVMDQHLSPLIYWPERHQLWKTMPLCFQQAFGTKVTVVIDCFEIFIDKPTNLLARAQTFSSYKHHNTIKVLIGISPQGAISFVSEAWGGRTSDKFLTENCGILEKLLPGDMVMADRGFTITESVALKQARLVIPAYTKGREQLDPIDVEKTRALASVRIHVERVIGLLRRKYTILQSTLPTDFLNNDNGQDEVPIIDRIIKVCSALVNLCPPIVPFD, translated from the coding sequence ATGACTCAAACCGAAGAGTTTGAATACCTTTTCAAAGAATCCTATATGCCAATTGATCGAGATTTTTTTGATTCTGATGAAAAAGTTCGCTTTTATTCTGGACTGCCTTCAATGGATATCTTAATGACCGTCCTTGACTTTGTGTCACCCCACATCAAACGAAGAACCCAAAAACTTAGCCTTTTCCAGGAAATGATTATTGTGTTGATGAAACTGAGACTGAATATGCCTTATCAAGACTTAGCCTATCGTTTTCAAGTATCTGTGACAAcaatatcaagaatattttcatcatgGTTACCAGTGATGGATCAGCATTTGTCCCCACTTATTTACTGGCCTGAAAGACACCAGCTATGGAAGACAATGCCTCTTTGTTTCCAACAAGCCTTTGGAACCAAAGTCACTGTTGTTATTGActgttttgagatttttattGATAAGCCTACAAACTTGTTAGCTCGAGCTCAGACATTTTCATCCTACAAGCATCACAATACTATCAAAGTACTGATTGGTATTTCTCCCCAAGGAGCTATTTCCTTTGTGTCAGAGGCATGGGGAGGACGTACCTCTGATAAGTTCTTGACAGAAAACTGTGGcattcttgaaaaacttttgccAGGTGACATGGTTATGGCAGACCGGGGTTTCACAATCACAGAAAGTGTTGCTCTCAAACAGGCAAGACTTGTGATACCAGCCTACACGAAAGGGAGGGAACAGCTGGATCCTATTGatgtggaaaaaacaagagCTCTAGCAAGTGTACGGATACATGTTGAGAGGGTGATTGGTTTGCTGCGTCGCAAGTATACTATTCTTCAAAGCACTCTTCCCACTGATTTCTTGAACAATGACAATGGACAGGATGAAGTACCAATTATTGACAGAATTATTAAAGTATGTTCAGCTCTTGTAAACCTGTGTCCACCCATTGTACCATTTGATTAG
- the LOC136280150 gene encoding uncharacterized protein, with protein MSRDLDKISENIKKEEKKEDICNIPLSDYVKRLEPHVKQRYLEKISLVGIDPATLIDAKLDPQCLPPIEATDLLCYLVIDTSYYTKKQFKAFKSLEAYNQMVSGFISSVEGKVIGEKFVVIGKVRHSQRMNERPFAVWIITNKEGTVLSAHCLGCKAGLAETCSHIASILFHIEASTRINETLACTEVKCTWLLPTYVSEVPYARVKDINFKSAKKLKDNLDACIEGLSENSPPSLSAPCTTKKAKVSTERVTSGGTELKHLLAKINECKFKPVASSLIEPYSEQFIMKSRSIPTISDLFDPCNFDLSYPELLEKCENIDLTISESQVELIEQDTREQAKGNAFFRHRAGRIGASLSWAVAHTNPAMPSQSLIKSISYPDLFKVTTKAISHGRKNESAAVNAYTKTMLETHRDLKVEQCGMIVDKQHPWINATPDFLVSCSCCGNGCGEVKCPYNIENCDLESYVEKKNSCLENVNGKVQLKRNHQYFFQVQQQLFITDSQYCDFVVCSFDNNNQTRFFLERIYKDISHWESVLPKLTKVWRSCILPEILGRWYTRKHEIAAPVPAGDIKPVCYCRKPKPEESTVPCQNPKCPFIEFHLSCLGISDPLPKVWYCPSCQLLPECKKAKRVTKIKPDYQKNPDFDEAMKLQSICVCKAKPVVGEKLLKCHSQCQSGKFFHLKCLNYKRMPNNSKLYWVCKNCKVKKKPVDKSSLTIPTTCSSYTTSTTCTVNNPSASVVSGTEYESDKDIEIPCVTESRTASESFEDLHENESNKYCTGDEYESDEDLEIICVTKGVANRIASFGDLDEHDYDIISSPDGWLDCKIIQAAQICIKKVNPLIEGFQRPTLGRVRNFDIMTSDFVQILHTGNSHWVCISSIGCTSGCVNLYDSLYNDIIDDEVEQQVKDLLPDNFVGIEVVPVQQQMNGSDCGVFAVAFATCLVFELNPSDFMFDIPRMRPHLLECLRAGEIKVFPHF; from the coding sequence TGgacaaaatttctgaaaacatcaaaaaggaagaaaaaaaggaagatatttgCAATATACCTTTAAGCGACTATGTTAAAAGACTAGAGCCACATGTTAAACAAAggtatttagaaaaaatatcactcgTGGGGATCGATCCCGCTACATTGATCGACGCAAAGTTAGATCCACAATGTTTACCACCCATAGAAGCTACAGATCTCCTGTGCTATTTGGTTATCGATACGAGTTATTACacaaagaaacagttcaaagctttcaaaagctTGGAGGCCTACAATCAGATGGTGTCGGGTTTTATTTCCAGTGTTGAAGGCAAAGTCATAGGTGAAAAATTCGTGGTGATCGGAAAGGTGAGACATTCTCAACGAATGAATGAGCGACCATTTGCAGTTTGGATTATTACTAATAAGGAGGGAACCGTGTTATCAGCCCACTGCCTTGGTTGTAAAGCTGGACTCGCTGAGACTTGCTCACATATTgcaagtattttatttcatatcgaAGCTTCAACGAGAATTAATGAAACGCTGGCATGTACGGAAGTAAAGTGCACGTGGTTGTTACCGACATATGTGAGTGAGGTTCCTTATGCTAGGGTCAAAGATATCAACTTCAAGTCGgcgaaaaagttgaaagataaCTTAGATGCCTGTATTGAGGGACTATCAGAAAACTCTCCACcttccttatcagcaccttgcaCTACAAAGAAAGCTAAGGTCTCGACAGAACGGGTTACATCTGGAGGAACTGAGCTTAAACATTTGCTTGCCAAAATAAATGAGTGCAAGTTCAAACCTGTTGCCTCAAGCTTGATTGAACCCTATTCTGAACAGTTTATCATGAAAAGTAGAAGTATCCCAACCATTTCTGACCTTTTTGATCCATGTAATTTTGACTTGTCATATCCAGAACTCCTagaaaagtgtgaaaatattgatctgACTATTTCAGAATCACAGGTAGAATTAATTGAGCAAGACACCAGGGAACAGGCTAAAGGAAACGCATTTTTCAGGCACAGAGCTGGGCGCATTGGTGCATCTCTGAGTTGGGCAGTAGCTCATACTAACCCTGCTATGCCATCACAATCCTTAATTAAGTCCATCTCATATCCTGATCTGTTCAAAGTTACTACTAAAGCAATCAGTCATGGCCGTAAGAATGAGAGTGCTGCAGTGAATGCTTATACCAAGACTATGCTAGAGACTCACAGAGATCTGAAAGTTGAACAATGTGGTATGATAGTGGATAAACAGCACCCCTGGATAAATGCTACTCCAGATTTTTTGGTATCATGTTCATGCTGTGGGAATGGTTGTGGAGAAGTCAAATGCCCTTACAACATTGAAAACTGTGACCTTGAAAGTTATGTGGAAAAGAAGAATTCATGTCTTGAAAACGTCAATGGAAAGGTACAGCTCAAGAGAAATCACCAGTACTTTTTTCAAGTACAGCAACAGTTGTTTATCACAGACTCTCAGTATTGTGACTTTGTTGTGTGCTCTTTTGACAATAACAATCAAACAAGGTTTTTCTTGGAGAGAATTTACAAGGACATTTCACACTGGGAATCAGTTCTTCCAAAACTCACCAAAGTGTGGAGATCTTGTATCCTACCTGAAATCTTAGGAAGATGGTACACCAGGAAGCATGAAATTGCTGCACCTGTACCAGCAGGTGATATAAAGCCTGTTTGCTACTGCAGAAAACCCAAACCAGAAGAAAGCACAGTGCCTTGTCAAAACCCCAAGTGCCCATTCATTGAGTTTCACCTCTCATGTTTAGGGATATCTGATCCCTTACCCAAAGTATGGTACTGTCCAAGCTGCCAGTTACTTCCAGAATGTAAGAAAGCCAAGAGAGTTACTAAGATCAAGCCTGATTATCAAAAGAACCCTGATTTCGATGAAGCAATGAAATTACAGTCCATTTGTGTTTGCAAAGCTAAACCTGTTGTAGGGGAAAAGCTGCTGAAATGTCATAGTCAATGTCAGAGTGGGAAATTTTTCCATCTGAAATGTCTAAACTACAAGAGGATGCCCAATAACAGCAAGCTATATTGGGTctgcaaaaattgcaaagtgaagaaaaaacctGTAGACAAGTCTTCATTAACTATCCCTACCACATGTTCTTCTTATACCACCAGTACTACATGTACTGTCAATAATCCATCAGCTTCAGTTGTGTCTGGaactgaatatgaaagtgacAAGGACATAGAAATACCCTGTGTGACTGAAAGCAGAACAGCTTCTGAATCTTTTGAAGATCTACATGAAAATGAGTCAAATAAATACTGTACTGgagatgaatatgaaagtgatgaGGACTTAGAAATAATCTGTGTGACTAAAGGTGTAGCTAACAGAATTGCATCTTTTGGAGATCTAGATGAGCATGACTATGACATAATCTCATCTCCTGATGGCTGGTTGGATTGCAAAATAATACAGGCAGCACAAATATGCATCAAGAAAGTAAATCCTCTCATTGAGGGTTTTCAAAGACCAACTCTTGGAAGAGTAAGGAACTTTGACATAATGACCAGTGACTTTGTTCAAATCTTACATACGGGTAATTCACATTGGGTGTGCATTAGTTCTATTGGTTGCACATCAGGATGTGTTAATTTGTACGACAGTCTGTACAATGACATTATTGATGATGAAGTTGAGCAGCAAGTTAAAGATCTGCTACCAGATAACTTTGTTGGCATTGAAGTTGTACCAGTGCAGCAACAAATGAATGGCAGTGACTGTGGCGTTTTTGCTGTAGCATTTGCAACATGCCTTGTGTTTGAACTCAACCCTTCAGATTTTATGTTTGACATCCCAAGAATGAGACCACATTTACTTGAATGTTTGAGAGCTGgtgaaatcaaagtttttccacatttttga